GTCGGCGATTGGCTTTGGAAAGCGAACTGGCCAGCCCGCGTTCGCCGTTCAGTGGGTTACGCTCGGGACGGATGGCTTCCAACGGGAAGAAGTGCCGATCATCGCGGGCCAGCCGTGGGAGCAGACCGGCGCGAAGGAAGGAAGATTTGCCCGCCCCCGAGGCGCCAAGGATGACGAAGAGTCCTTGGTCACCGGCGGCGCGCATGCCGCGAAGCCTGTCGAGCCCCTGCAGGATTTCCGTATCACGTCCCAAAAACACGGCGGCGTCTTCCGCATCAAGCGGCTCAAGGCCACGGTATGGAGAGCGTGCTTCATCGGCTTTCGGTGGCCAGGGGAAGAAGTCAGCCTTCAATCCGGCACCTTGCAGTCCGGATCTGAGTCGCGTGAGCCCGTCGGCCAGAAACGCTATTCCCGCAGGTTTGCCCCGATGCGTGAATTGAATTGTTTCGGTCGTTCCCTGGCCGGTCAGATGAGAGAGTTGCCACTCGGCCGTCATCTCGGTCGGCAATTCGCCGATTGGGACGTCCTTGAGCACAATGCCAAAGATGAGTTTATGCAAGCTTTTGGCGAGCAGGAACTCGGTCAGGCACCATTTCGATTTCGCCCAGGCGGGGGAGACGACGAACAACACGGCCTCGCAGCGATCGGCGGCGCGGCGCAAGGCTTCCTGCCAACGCTCGCCTGCCGCCAGCCCGCGCAGGGGATCGATATCGAGAAAGACGTCATCCCAACCGTTGTCCATCAGCCATTGCTTGATGGCAACCGCTTCGAATTCATCGGCGCTGGAATGGCTGAGGAAAATGCGCGACATATGTTCACCACATCGATCGAATATCCATCCACCTCACCTGTCCTGTCCTGCGCTTCACCTCGTTGTACATGTGGGCCGTGCCGCCCGGTCCGTCGCCTCCGCCGCCGTCCCAGAGGCAGAGGAAGCGCACTTTGTCGATGCCGTAGGACAAAGCAGTATAGAGCAGCCACCGATTGCAGCGTTCAAACGGGCTCACACCTTTGGGTAGCGGGCCGAGTTCATCGGGCATGATGCGCGGATCGTCCTTCAGGTCGGACTTGAGCGCATAGAAACGATCACGCCACTTGGGGCCGTCGACAGAGGGGAGGATCGAGCGCTGGATGAATTCCGGCTCCGGGAGCGGCAGCAAGAGTTGCAGCCGCACGTTTCGTTGCCGGCAGGCTTCGAGAAACAGGAGGTCGCCGCCGCTGGCGCCTTGGGCGAGTGCGAGATCATCCGGTCCGGCGCCCAATTGATCCAACGCCGCGGCGATGTTCTGTGCCGCGATCGCCTCCTTCTCGGCGGGGAACCGCTTGGTAGGGCGGTCCGGCGCGTCGATCATGTGGCCGCTGAAGAGGATCACCTGTCGCGGTTGCCAGTCTTGGGGCTTCTGAAGTTTCTGCAACGCGCGGTCGAAGGTCGCGATGCCGGCCTCGACGTTCTTCGGCCGGAAACCCAGATCCTTGAGCAACTGGAGCTGGGCGCGACCGGAGTTGAGCGCAAACCAGTCCTTGTCATTTTTCGCCAGGGCTTCCTTGTAAGCGGCCTGCGCCGCCTCCGGCGTACCGACCAGCACCTCTAGATCGCCCAGGGTCATGTTCGACCAGAATCGCTGCTGTTCATCCGGCTCGGCCTCAGCCGCAAATCGGACGGCCCCGGCCATGGTGTCCATTTCGCCGTCGTAGCGCGGATCTTTGATGATGAGGTGGCGATGGAGGTGCATCAAGGTGAGCGCGTTGATGCCGGAGTAGTAGTGACCGGGGTTGCGGCGATAGGCGGTGGCGTAGCTGTCGATGGCGGCGCGTAGCAGGGCATCTTCGTAGGCCGCTTCGTCTTGCATCTGCTCCGGGCTGTTGCCGGAGCGGCGCCAGGCGGCGATCCAGGCATCCTTATCGACTCGACCGAGCAAGGCCCAGGTTTCGGGGTCTTGCGGATACAGCTCCAAGATTTTTCGGTAGTGCGCCCGCGCGCGGTCCGACGAGTGGCCTTGGCGACCGGCCAAGGCGAGCCGCTGCAAGCAGATGCCCTGCTCACGAAGGCCCTTGAGATTGTGCGGCTCGACCGCCAGGCCTCGTTCGAGCTGTTCCAAGGCAAAGCCGAAGCGTTCGGCCTTGCGCAGGGCCTCGCCGGCCTTGATCCAGGCCTCGGCTCGAAACGCCGCGATCGGCGCCTCGTCTGCAAGGACCAGGACATCACCGATGTGCCCCGCTTTTCGCGCCAAGGCGATGCGGTCTTCCCATGCTTGGTGCTGCTGCCAGAATTCTTGCACGTTGCCGATGCGGAGCAACTTCCAGTCCGGTTCCTGAAGGTTGGGCATGAGTTGATAGACCGGGCTTACCTTACGTCCGTGCCATGACTCCATCGTCGCTTTGACCATATCGGCAAGGTTCTTCTTGTCCGCTTCGACTGTCGCAGGATCCGGCCCACGGTCCTTGATGCTGTAGCGGAGCTTGCGATCGGTATAGAGGTCGAAGGCGGTCGTCACTCGTCCGCCGCAGATCAGGACGACGCCACGGGCGCGCAGCGCATGGCGCACGCCCAGCTCGTACCAGACGTTGGGGTTGTCCAGCGTGAGGTCCGCCACGACGAGGTCGGCGATGAGGAGTTCCTGGAACATGTCGGTGCGGATGTCGCCGGCCTGTACCTCTTCATCCGCACGAAACACGTCCAAGCCAGCGGCTTCCAGTGCCGGCTTGATCAGCTCAGCATAGACACGATTAAAATCAATCTCGTGGCCTTGGCTGTCTGGCTTCACGCCGAACGGCATGGCGACAAAGGCATGTGGCTTCATGCGGGTCTCCGATGGTGAGCGCAATACCAGGCTGATTCGAGTGTCACATACGAAAGCCTGCGTACTATGGAGCAGCTAGGAGCGCATCATACTCCGTTTGTAACCCGCTGAACATTGCGATGAGCCAGCCAAGGTGCTGTGCTTCGATTCCACCATGTCGAAGTCGAAAAGCGCGGATCGTAAGCCGCAGCCAAGGCTCCACCTCATCAATTCAGCAGCAAATGCTATACCGGGAAACGCGGTGAGCGGTCTTTGCTTATTTTGTGCGGTGATGCGAAATGCATGTATTTGCGAGGAAGGAGAGCATGAAGGAGTGGAGTATCCGAAAAGCACGGTGCTGTTATCAAAAGAGATACAACGGATTACTTGTCCAATGCATTGACCGAGCGCAGACCTGTGCCATGAGCGCGCCTGTTGCGATCAAATCTCCAGCACCAGTCCGATTTCAACCACCTGTTCCGCCGGTAGGTGGAAATAGGAACTGGCTCTCTGGGTATTTCGTGAGAGGAAGACAAATATTTTTTCCCGCCAGATTGCCATCCCCGGTTTCGGCGTCGCCAAAAAGGTCAGTCTGCTCAGGAAGAACGTGGTCTCCTCGACAGGGAGGGTATGGCCGCGGGCTGCGAGGTAGGTGAGTACACGTGGAATGTCCGGCGTTTCCATGAATCCGCATCTGGCGACAACTTGAAACAGGTTCTCCTGGATGGTGGTGATTTCCAGCGGGCCTCCGGATGGAACGTAGGGCACAGGCTCTGTGCGGACTGTGAGGATATAGACTTGCTCGTGCAGAGATTTGTTGTGCCGGACATTTTGCAGCAAGGCGGGCGGGGTGATGTCGGGATGTTGAGATAAAAATACGGCGCGCCCGGCGGTTCTGCATTGCACCTGCGACAAGACGTCCCGGGCGAATTGACGCAATGGAGGAAACTGCTCGCGCAAGTGGTCTGCCACGATCGCGCGTCCTCGCGCCCAGGTACTCATGACGGTGAACACGGCCGCGCCGAGCAGCAGCGGGAACCATCCGCCATGGGGAATTTTTTGGGCATTCGCGAGAAAGAAGGCGAGATCGATGAGCAGGAAGCCCCCGACCGCCATGGCTGCCGGTAGCGGGCTCCATTGCCAATGGGCCTGGACCACGCGGTACATCAGGAGGGTCGTGATGATCATGGAACCCGAGACGGCGATGCCATAGGCTGCGGCCAGATTACTGGACGATCCGAAGGTAAGGATCAGACCGACGGTGCCGATGAACATGAACCAATTCAACAGGCCAAAGTAGATTTGGCCATGTTGCTCGGCGGACGTGTGGGTGATCCGCAACGGCGGCAGATAGCCCAATTGAACGGCTTGCAAGGTCAACGAGAAGGCCCCGGACAGCATGGCTTGGGATGCGATGACGGTGGCCATGGTCGCCAGCGCGATCAAGGGGTACAGCATCCAGTCGGGGGCCAGGAAGTAAAAGGGATTGGCCAGAGCCGCCGGGGTCCGCATGAGGAGCGCACCCTGGCCGAAGTATTGGAGCAGAAGGGCGGGCAAGGCCACCACAAACCAGCCGAGTTGGATCGGTCGGCGTCCGAAGTGACCCATGTCGGCATACAGCGCTTCGGCACCCGTGAGGACCAGAAACACACTGCCCAGCACCAGGATGCCGACTCCTGCATGCCGAATCAAAAACTGGATCGCATACAACGGATTGGCGGCACGCAGAACCTCCGGGGTTTGGATCAAACTGTGGAGCCCGAGCAGGGCCATCGTGACAAACCAGAGCAGCATGATGGGGCCGAAGATGCTCCCGATCGTTCCGGAGCCCCGGCGTTGGATCATGAACAACAAGGCGACCAGCGCGACGGTCAGAGGCAGGATGTAGGGGGTAAACACGTCGGTGGTCAGCGTGAGCCCTTCGACCGCGCTAAGGACCGAAATGGCCGGTGTAATGATGCCGTCGCTATAGAGAAACGCCACGCCGATCAAGCCGAGTGTGACGACCACGTTGAGCCCTTTGCGGAGATCGACCGGGCGGGACTGCTGGCTGAGCGCCAGGAGCGCCAGCATGCCTCCTTCGCCCTCGTTGTCGGCTTTCATTACGAACAGCAGATATTTCACGGTGACGACGAGCACGAGCGACCACACGATCATGGACAGAATCCCCAGCACGTTGTCGGGAGTGACCGGCAGGCCATGCGATTCGTGAAAACACTCGCGCAGGGCATACAGCGGGCTGGTTCCGATGTCGCCATAGACCACTCCCATGGCGGCCACGGTGAGGGAGACGGAAGAAGATTGGTTGTTGAGATGCTTCGGCATGGATACGTGACGGGGGCCCGACCCGATTCGCGATGGTCCTGTGTTGCGACGGGTCGAACTATACCATGTTGGATGAGGGGATGCCGGTTGGTTCCGCAGGGTGTCGTACACCGCCGCATCTGCTCCCATGTGAAGAGAGGTGAGTGGCCGCGCATCCGGCCTGGAAGTTGCGCGAATCTTCTGCTAGATTCCCTGTCGGCCCGTGCGAACGATCATAGGAGTCGCGCCGGCCAAGTCTTCGAATTCATCTCACAAGAAAGCCGCTGAGACCGGGAGGGTCGCCTCCGGCCGGATCTCGCTTTCGGAAAGCCCAATACGCACCTATGACTTCTCCAACGACACCGACCATTTCATCTGCAGCCCAGCAACGCATCGTCGATCTCATCGCCAAGGAACTTGGAGTGACCGCCCCGCAGATTGCGGCCGCGGTGACGTTGCTGGACGGTGGAGCGACGGTGCCCTTTATAGCGCGTTATCGCAAAGAGGCTACCAACAACTTGGACGACACGCACCTGCGCACCCTGGAAGAGCGCCTCTTGTATCTCCGTGAATTGGAAGAGCGGCGGCAGACGATTCTCGCGTCGATCGACGAGCAGGGGAAATTGACCGACGAGCTGCGCCGGGCGGTCGAGCAGGCTGCGACGAAACAAGCCGTGGAAGATATCTATCTGCCCTATAAACCCAAACGTCGCACCAAGGCGCAGATTGCGCGCGAGGCCGGACTGGAGCCATTGGCGAACGCGCTCTTCGCCGACCCGACGCTCGATCCGGACCAGGAAGCCGCCAAGTATGTCAAGGTGGTAGCTGCAGCGGAAGGCGTCGAAGCCGTCAACGTACCCGACGCGAAGGCGGCGCTCGAGGGCGCCCGCGATATTCTGGTCGAACGATTCGCTGAAACCGCTGAGCTGCTCGCGACGCTACGCACAAAATTGTGGAACGAAGGCATTGTGACCTCCACGGTCATGCCCGGCAAGGAAACGGCGGAAGAAGAAAAGTTTCGCGATTACTACGCCTATTCGGAAACCATCCGTACCATTCCCTCGCATCGTGCCCTGGCGATGTTTCGCGGCCGCACGTTGGGTGTGTTGAAGCTCGACCTCGGGTTAGGGGAAAGTCTCGAAGCCATCGTGCCGCATCCCTGCGCGGCGATGATTGCCGCCCACTTCGGTATTGAGAATCGCGGGCGCCGTGCCGACAAATGGCTGACCGATGTCTGCTATTGGGCCTGGCGCGTGAAAGTGCATCTGCATCTGAGCACCGAGCTGTTGCTGCAGGTGCGCGAAGCCGCCGAAGCGGAGGCAATCAAGATCTTCGGTCGTAATCTCCATGAGCTGCTGCTGGCGGCGCCCGCCGGTCCGAAGGCCGTGCTCGGTCTCGATCCTGGTCTCCGCACCGGCTGTAAAGTGGCGGTTGTGGATGCGACCGGGAAATTGCTGGACACGGCGACGATCTACCCGCATCAACCGCGTAACGATTGGCAGGGGGCCTTGGCGACGATCACCCAGTTGGTGCTTCGGCACGGTGTCGAATTGATTTCCATCGGCAATGGTACCGCAAGCCGGGAGACCGACAAATTTGCCGCCGAAGTCGTCAAGCTGGTGGCGGAGCAGAAACCGGAACAGAAACTGGCGAAGATTGTGGTAAGTGAAGCCGGCGCCTCCGTCTATTCGGCCTCGGCCTTTGCCGCCGCGGAGTTTCCAGCGCTGGATGTGAGTCTACGCGGCGCCGTGTCGATTGCCAGACGGTTGCAGGATCCGTTGGCCGAACTGGTCAAGATCGATCCCAAATCAATCGGCGTCGGCCAGTACCAACACGATGTCAATCAGCGTGCCCTGGCGCGATCGCTCGATGCGACGGTCGAAGACTGCGTGAATGCGGTGGGTGTGGACGTGAATACCGCGTCGGCTCCGTTGCTGGCGAGGGTATCCGGCTTGAATCGCGTGCTGGCGCAAAACCTCGTGGAGTACCGTGACACCCACGGTCGGTTCCAGAACCGGCACATGATCCTCAAGGTACCGCGCCTCGGCGAGAAGACGTTCGAGCAGGCGGCGGGGTTCCTGCGGATCAACGACGGCGACAACCCGTTGGATCGTTCCGCCGTCCACCCGGAAGCCTACCCGGTGGTCGAGCGCATGCTGGCGCGGTTGAATAAAGGCATTGCCGAGGTCATGGGCAAACCGGCCGCGTTGAAGGAACTCTCGCCGGCGGAATTCACCGACGAGACCTTCGGTCTGCCGACGGTGCGCGATATCCTCACGGAGCTGGAAAAACCAGGCCGTGATCCGCGTCCGGAGTTCAAGACGGCCACCTTCCGGGACGGGGTTGAGTCGCTTGCCGATCTGCAAGCCGGGATGGTGCTCGAAGGAGTGGTGACCAATGTCGCGGCCTTCGGCGCATTCGTCGATATCGGCGTGCATCAGGACGGCCTCGTGCATGTGTCTGCGCTGGCGAACAAGTTCGTCAAAGATCCGCACGAAGTCGTGAAACCGGGTCAGATCGTGAAGGTGAAGGTGCTGGCCGTCGATGTGCCGCGACAACGGATTTCGCTGACCATGCGCATGGAGGATGCCGCGACGCCGGCCTCACAGCCTGATCCCCGTGCCGGAGGGCCGCGTGACACGCGCGACCGACGCCCCGCCGATCAGCAGCGGGGTGGACCCCGTGAGCCTCAGCCCATCGGGGCATTTGCACTGGCCCTGGCCCGCGCCAAGGAGAAAAAGTAGCGAGCGGGCTGTTCGCTTCCGGCGCGCTGGTGAGTGGCTCAGGGAGTGACCTTGAAGAAATTCCCGCCTTTGGCCTGCTCGTCGTCGCTGCCCCAGGCAATCTGCTTATCCAGTCGCTTGAGGAGCGGCACATGCTTGGAACAGTGGATGTAGGCTTCTTCCACGCCGATGAGCACCCACGCCTTGGGGTGGCGCCCGCCCTTGATGTGAGCGGCTTCGGCGATGCGTGCCGGAAGCTGGGAGAGGCTCTCCGTTTCGCTCGGGTTGAGCACACGCGCGGTTCCATTGACGTGGAGCCCGACCGTGCTCTGATAGAAGTCGGGAAACATCAACCCGATGTGCGGATTCTCCAGAATGTTCCCCAGACTCGCCAGCACCCCGTTACCCCGGTATTCCGGGTAGACCAGGGTCTTCTCGTCGAGCACCTGCACGAATCCCGGTTCGCCGGCTCGAAAGGAACAATCACACGCACCCTTCCCGTCGGCGGTGGCAATGAAGACCATCTCCATCCGGGCGATGAACTGTTGCATCTGCTGATTGAGGTGGGGCAGGGTTTGGTGGGCATAAAATGCTGTTGCGCGAGCCGAGGTGCCGAATCGCTCTTGTGCACGCTGTTCGCCTGATGATCCCGGCCTGTCCATATTGAATGCTCCTTTTAGCCCCCGCCGTCGTACTTCTTCAGTTTCGCCAACAGCGTTTTGTAGTCGATCCGGAGGGTTTGGGCGGCTTTGGTTTTGTTGCCGCCGCTGGATTCCAGCACCAGTTGAATATGCAGGCGTTCGATCTCATCGAGGGGCAGGTGGGACCGGTCGTCGGGTGATGATGCGGACGCCGCCCGAGGGAGCACCTGCAGGACTTCTTCGCAGGTAATCGGTCCGGAGTTCGGACTCATCAGGACAATGCGTTCGATCACATTGCGAAGTTCGCGCACGTTTCCCGGCCAGCGGTAGGTCGCCAGGTGTGCGAGGGCTTCCGGGCTGAGCGTTCTCGTTGCGGTGCCCGGGATACGAAGGTGGTGCAGAATATGATCGGCCAGCGCGGCAAGATCCTCCGGTCGTTCGCGCAACGGCGGCACATGCAGCGTCACCGTGTTGATACGATACAGGAGATCGTCTCGAAACCGGCCTTGCAGCACGAGTTCCTGGATGTCCCGATTCGTGGCGCAGATGATCCGGACATCCGCCCGGAGTGTGCGCGTACTGCCGACAGGGCGGTATTCCTTCCGGTCGAGAAACCGCAGCAGGCTGACCTGCATGGGTCCCGGCATTTCGCCGATCTCGTCCAGAAACAACGAGCCGCCGTCGGCGGCGGCGATCAGTCCGGGTTTCGCCTGGGCGGCGCCGGTAAACGCGCCTTTCTCATAGCCGAACAACTCGCTCTCCAGCAACTCTCGACTCACGGCTCCGCAATTGACGGCGATGAAGGGCCGCTCGGCCCGCCGGCTGTGCGCGTGCAGCAGGCGCGCGACCACGTCTTTCCCGGAACCGGTTTCCCCCTGAATCAGCACCGGGGCCTGCGACGGGGCCACTTGCACGATCTGTGTCTTCACCGTCCGCCAGGCCTGGCTGATCCCCTCGACGATCGCGTCCTGTCGATACCCGCCGTGCCGCGCCGCCAGATTCTCGCGGCGAAGCTCCCGCACCGTGCGAAGTCTTGCGAAAGCGGCCTTCACGGCCGCGCCGTCGAACGGGGTGTCCTTGATGAGGAAATCCCACGCGCCGTCTTTCATCGCAGCCACGGCGTCTTTGACGTCGCCATGGCCGGTCAGGACGAGCACATCAACGTCCGGTTGATGCTCCTTCACCCAGCGCAAGATTGCCCGGCCGTCGAGACCGGGCATGCGGAGATCGGTGATGACGCAGTCGAATGAGGCCGTACGGAGTCGATCGAGGCCTTCCTGCCCGCCGCCCGCTGTCTGCGTGTCGCAGCCTTCCTCGCGGAGCGCCTGTTCCACGACGAGACGGACAAATTCTTCGTCGTCGACAATGAGGGTGCGCATGTGTTCCATGGTCATGAGGTCACGCTGAAGCAGGATGAGGTGGAGGGGAGGGCCGGTCCACGACGGATTCGGCGCGCTCCGGAAAGGCCAGATAGAATGTGCTGCCCGCTCCGGGAGCGGATTCCACCCAGACCCGGCCGTCATGTTTGTCCATGACGAGTTTCACGATCGCGAGGCCCACGCCCGTGCCCTCGTATTCCTGCGGGCTGTGAAGTCGCTCGAAGAGTCCGAAGATCTTGTCGTAGTGAGACGGGTCGAAGCCGATCCCGTTATCCTGCACCCACAGGATGCGTTGGTGTTCCATCCGGGTGCCGCCGATGGTGATGGTCGGCGGTGAAGCGTGGCGGGAGAACTTCGCTGCATTGTCGAGGAGGTTCGCGATCGCTTGACGGATGCTCACCGGTTCACCGTAGAGATCGGCAAACGGTAGGGCGACCTGGATTTTCGGCTTCGGACCCTGGAGTCCGCTGAACCGGTCGGTGATGAGGGTGGTGATCATTTCCAACACATTGAAGCGTTGACGAGGGAGATTCTGTTGCTCCAGCCGGGAATATTTGAGCAAGGCGTCGATCATGTGCGTGAGGCGCAGCGCGGAGCGCCGGATCACATCGATCTGGTGCCGGGTCTTCTCGTCGCCGCCGTCGGCAAATTGTTTTTCCAGCAGGGAAGAGAAGCCCTCGATTTCCCGCAACGGCCCTTTGAGGTCGTGTGCGACGGAATAGGTAAAGGCTTCAAGCTCTTTGGTCTTCCGGGCGGTCGCGGCTGTCTGTTCGCGCAGGCTGGTGACCATGGATGAGAGGGAGGCGGCCAAGGTGCCGACTTCGTCACGGCCGGGCCAGGATTCGAATTGCGCAGTCAGGTCGTGGTGAGCGACGCGGTCGGCCGTGACGGAGAGACGTTGGAGCGGCTTGGCGATCTGCCGGTTGACGGAGACATAGATGACGGTGCTCATCAGACCGAGCACGGCGACCAGGCTTAACGCAATCAGCCGCGCCTGTTGGAGCAGCAGATCGCCTTCCACTTTCATTTCTACATCGATATCCCGATGCGCGGCGACCAGTTGGTCGAGATTGTTCATCAGTTCCACGATGAGGCCGTCGGTCTTGGCGACCGGTGAGGGTGCCACGCCGGCGCGCTGAGGTCCGGCGAGCGCGGTCTGCCACAAGGCGGACAGATCCAACAGGATTCGATCGACCTCGGCGATGGCGCGATCTTCCTGGTCGGCGAGATCCATGCGTTGATGCTGGATCAGCATGCCTAGGAGAATCGGATGGGTGCGGGCCGCATGGGTGGAACGGTACAGGTCGAGGGAACTGCGGATCTGTTCGGCGTGGCGGCTGAGCCGGGCAAGGGTGTCGGCCGCATCGGCCTTCGTGATCTGCTCCAGAAACAGATGCAGCGTGAGGTTCATTTCATAGGCGGAACGTTGCATGGTGGCCGCGGTCACGATGGCGGGGACCGTAATGCGTTTGTGGCGGTCCACATAGCTGTTGATGCGACTGAGGTACACGAGCAGCGCTGTGAGGCTCAAGGCCAGCAGACTGAGGATGACTCCAAAGGAGATGAAGAATTTTTGTCCGATGGAGCGGTCGTGGAGCCAGCGCATGCAGGCCTCGTGGTGAGGGCCTACGGTATCACAGTGACTGGTGTGGTGCCAGTAAGGTTCCTGTCGAATGGGCGGTCACGGGCGGCATCGTCTTCCCTCTATGTTCGCCAATGAGCCGTTGTTCGAATGA
This is a stretch of genomic DNA from Nitrospira sp.. It encodes these proteins:
- a CDS encoding pyridoxamine 5'-phosphate oxidase family protein, with the protein product MDRPGSSGEQRAQERFGTSARATAFYAHQTLPHLNQQMQQFIARMEMVFIATADGKGACDCSFRAGEPGFVQVLDEKTLVYPEYRGNGVLASLGNILENPHIGLMFPDFYQSTVGLHVNGTARVLNPSETESLSQLPARIAEAAHIKGGRHPKAWVLIGVEEAYIHCSKHVPLLKRLDKQIAWGSDDEQAKGGNFFKVTP
- a CDS encoding sigma-54-dependent Fis family transcriptional regulator, which gives rise to MRTLIVDDEEFVRLVVEQALREEGCDTQTAGGGQEGLDRLRTASFDCVITDLRMPGLDGRAILRWVKEHQPDVDVLVLTGHGDVKDAVAAMKDGAWDFLIKDTPFDGAAVKAAFARLRTVRELRRENLAARHGGYRQDAIVEGISQAWRTVKTQIVQVAPSQAPVLIQGETGSGKDVVARLLHAHSRRAERPFIAVNCGAVSRELLESELFGYEKGAFTGAAQAKPGLIAAADGGSLFLDEIGEMPGPMQVSLLRFLDRKEYRPVGSTRTLRADVRIICATNRDIQELVLQGRFRDDLLYRINTVTLHVPPLRERPEDLAALADHILHHLRIPGTATRTLSPEALAHLATYRWPGNVRELRNVIERIVLMSPNSGPITCEEVLQVLPRAASASSPDDRSHLPLDEIERLHIQLVLESSGGNKTKAAQTLRIDYKTLLAKLKKYDGGG
- a CDS encoding RNA-binding transcriptional accessory protein, with the translated sequence MTSPTTPTISSAAQQRIVDLIAKELGVTAPQIAAAVTLLDGGATVPFIARYRKEATNNLDDTHLRTLEERLLYLRELEERRQTILASIDEQGKLTDELRRAVEQAATKQAVEDIYLPYKPKRRTKAQIAREAGLEPLANALFADPTLDPDQEAAKYVKVVAAAEGVEAVNVPDAKAALEGARDILVERFAETAELLATLRTKLWNEGIVTSTVMPGKETAEEEKFRDYYAYSETIRTIPSHRALAMFRGRTLGVLKLDLGLGESLEAIVPHPCAAMIAAHFGIENRGRRADKWLTDVCYWAWRVKVHLHLSTELLLQVREAAEAEAIKIFGRNLHELLLAAPAGPKAVLGLDPGLRTGCKVAVVDATGKLLDTATIYPHQPRNDWQGALATITQLVLRHGVELISIGNGTASRETDKFAAEVVKLVAEQKPEQKLAKIVVSEAGASVYSASAFAAAEFPALDVSLRGAVSIARRLQDPLAELVKIDPKSIGVGQYQHDVNQRALARSLDATVEDCVNAVGVDVNTASAPLLARVSGLNRVLAQNLVEYRDTHGRFQNRHMILKVPRLGEKTFEQAAGFLRINDGDNPLDRSAVHPEAYPVVERMLARLNKGIAEVMGKPAALKELSPAEFTDETFGLPTVRDILTELEKPGRDPRPEFKTATFRDGVESLADLQAGMVLEGVVTNVAAFGAFVDIGVHQDGLVHVSALANKFVKDPHEVVKPGQIVKVKVLAVDVPRQRISLTMRMEDAATPASQPDPRAGGPRDTRDRRPADQQRGGPREPQPIGAFALALARAKEKK
- a CDS encoding DUF4071 domain-containing protein, with the protein product MKPHAFVAMPFGVKPDSQGHEIDFNRVYAELIKPALEAAGLDVFRADEEVQAGDIRTDMFQELLIADLVVADLTLDNPNVWYELGVRHALRARGVVLICGGRVTTAFDLYTDRKLRYSIKDRGPDPATVEADKKNLADMVKATMESWHGRKVSPVYQLMPNLQEPDWKLLRIGNVQEFWQQHQAWEDRIALARKAGHIGDVLVLADEAPIAAFRAEAWIKAGEALRKAERFGFALEQLERGLAVEPHNLKGLREQGICLQRLALAGRQGHSSDRARAHYRKILELYPQDPETWALLGRVDKDAWIAAWRRSGNSPEQMQDEAAYEDALLRAAIDSYATAYRRNPGHYYSGINALTLMHLHRHLIIKDPRYDGEMDTMAGAVRFAAEAEPDEQQRFWSNMTLGDLEVLVGTPEAAQAAYKEALAKNDKDWFALNSGRAQLQLLKDLGFRPKNVEAGIATFDRALQKLQKPQDWQPRQVILFSGHMIDAPDRPTKRFPAEKEAIAAQNIAAALDQLGAGPDDLALAQGASGGDLLFLEACRQRNVRLQLLLPLPEPEFIQRSILPSVDGPKWRDRFYALKSDLKDDPRIMPDELGPLPKGVSPFERCNRWLLYTALSYGIDKVRFLCLWDGGGGDGPGGTAHMYNEVKRRTGQVRWMDIRSMW
- a CDS encoding potassium transporter Kup, encoding MPKHLNNQSSSVSLTVAAMGVVYGDIGTSPLYALRECFHESHGLPVTPDNVLGILSMIVWSLVLVVTVKYLLFVMKADNEGEGGMLALLALSQQSRPVDLRKGLNVVVTLGLIGVAFLYSDGIITPAISVLSAVEGLTLTTDVFTPYILPLTVALVALLFMIQRRGSGTIGSIFGPIMLLWFVTMALLGLHSLIQTPEVLRAANPLYAIQFLIRHAGVGILVLGSVFLVLTGAEALYADMGHFGRRPIQLGWFVVALPALLLQYFGQGALLMRTPAALANPFYFLAPDWMLYPLIALATMATVIASQAMLSGAFSLTLQAVQLGYLPPLRITHTSAEQHGQIYFGLLNWFMFIGTVGLILTFGSSSNLAAAYGIAVSGSMIITTLLMYRVVQAHWQWSPLPAAMAVGGFLLIDLAFFLANAQKIPHGGWFPLLLGAAVFTVMSTWARGRAIVADHLREQFPPLRQFARDVLSQVQCRTAGRAVFLSQHPDITPPALLQNVRHNKSLHEQVYILTVRTEPVPYVPSGGPLEITTIQENLFQVVARCGFMETPDIPRVLTYLAARGHTLPVEETTFFLSRLTFLATPKPGMAIWREKIFVFLSRNTQRASSYFHLPAEQVVEIGLVLEI
- a CDS encoding HAMP domain-containing protein gives rise to the protein MRWLHDRSIGQKFFISFGVILSLLALSLTALLVYLSRINSYVDRHKRITVPAIVTAATMQRSAYEMNLTLHLFLEQITKADAADTLARLSRHAEQIRSSLDLYRSTHAARTHPILLGMLIQHQRMDLADQEDRAIAEVDRILLDLSALWQTALAGPQRAGVAPSPVAKTDGLIVELMNNLDQLVAAHRDIDVEMKVEGDLLLQQARLIALSLVAVLGLMSTVIYVSVNRQIAKPLQRLSVTADRVAHHDLTAQFESWPGRDEVGTLAASLSSMVTSLREQTAATARKTKELEAFTYSVAHDLKGPLREIEGFSSLLEKQFADGGDEKTRHQIDVIRRSALRLTHMIDALLKYSRLEQQNLPRQRFNVLEMITTLITDRFSGLQGPKPKIQVALPFADLYGEPVSIRQAIANLLDNAAKFSRHASPPTITIGGTRMEHQRILWVQDNGIGFDPSHYDKIFGLFERLHSPQEYEGTGVGLAIVKLVMDKHDGRVWVESAPGAGSTFYLAFPERAESVVDRPSPPPHPASA